In the genome of Candidatus Saganbacteria bacterium, the window TAGAGCCCTTTACTTCACCCCTGGCCAGGATATTTTATAGATATTTCCATCATGAGAACTGTTTAGGAATAAAAGATTCCTGGAACAACGCTTTTCCGGAAGGAAAAGAGCCGATGAACGGCAATGCGGAAATTCCTTGGCTTTGCTTGGTCAAGAACAATGCTCCGATCAAAGGAAGGTTCCCGTCCAGCGGGTTGCGGTTGCGCAAAATAAGTCCGTTTGCCGGTCTTAGTTACTTATTGACCGGAGGTTTTCAGCGCTGGCAGTTTCCAGTTTCCTTTGTTCGCGGGTTGTACCGGGTTGAAGAAAAAATACGGCCAATATGGGCGAATATGGCGGCAACACGCTGCTTGGCTGTGCTGGAAAAGGAGAGCTAAAATGTTTGTTATTATTGAAAAATTAATGCGCCGATACAATAAATATCTTCCCTGGCAGATAAAATATCTTTTGGGCAAAGCAAGCATCGGAGGATTGGATATTACAATTGACCGCCATTTTGAATATGCTTTTGTTGTGAATCGTCTCAAAGACAAGACTGGAGGTATATTGGTAGATGTTGGCGGGGCTGGATCTGTTCTTTCTCCTATTATGGCGGCGCTGGGTTATAAAGTCATTGGTTACGATCTCCACTCATGGGATCTGCAATACCCTGGCTATGAACACCGAATCGGTAATGCTTGTAAAATGGATTTACCGGATGGCTCGGTTAGCGTTTGTGTTTCCGTTAGTTGCATAGAGCATATGAATACCGATCGTTATACTTCTTCAGACCAGGGAGTGGATAAATTGTTTCTTAAGGAAGTCTTAAGAGTGCTGAAACCAGGGGGCAGGCTTATCATTACTGTCCCGTTCGGGCTCACCCGGATTACCCCCCTCCATCGTGTCTACGACGATGGGGCAATCAAGAAGTTGACTGCAAGTTTTAAGGAGATATCCCGTGAATATTATGTGCCGAGAGAGCGTGAAGGTTTGTACCATTATCGTATTGGCACGATCGAAGAAGCAATGCTTCCGCGATCTATTTCGCAATATTCGGTAGTTGCGCTCGAATTGGAAAAGTATTAGGAGGGAATGAAATGGCAAGGGTAAGGAAAATAGCTGAATATTTGTGGCATACTGTGAATTTTAGGAGATTTATTTTTTTTGTTGTTGCTTCATTTATAGCACATCTTGATAAGTTTCTTCTCGGATCCTACGCGCTTTATAAAACGCACGATCAATTTGATTCCTTTTGGCCTTATCAGGTTGCGCTCGCAAAACGAATTTTGTCTTTCCAAATGCCTGGTTGGTTCCCAGATTATGTCGGAGGGCTGCCATTTTTTTATATGGATATTAACTGGCTTTTCTTCCCCATGCTTATTGGAGGTTTGTTTCGCGATCCATGGGCTACGGTTGTCATTACAATGATGCAGTTTGTATTAGCCGGGTTTGGAGCGTATCTATTTTTGAAGCATTTTCTGGACTTAGACGACACCGCCGGTATTTTAGGCGGTTTGCTTTGGGCGCTAGGAACATTTAATCTGACTTATTGGAGAATATTCGATTTGGCCGTGATCCCAATGTTATTTTATTGTACGGATAAGATCGTTTCGGCGCCTGAAAGAAAAACAAAATTATTATTGTTGGTCGGATTGCTTATATCTACTCTGAATATCCAGTTTGCCAGAGGGGCATTGTTCCTTGCCTTTTTCCAATTGTTTTTTATCTTTTTCTCCAACCGGGAATGGCGAAAAACGAAAAAAACGTTGCTATTCTTTGCTTTGGTTTGGTTATTTGTAACGATCATTAATTTACCGGTTATTATCTCTCTTCTTACTAGCGCGGCGATAGGCAGTCGGAGTTTGGTCAAATGGGTTCCGGAAAGCACGCCGTCCCTTGCTTTTTACTGGCGGAATCTGGTTAATTTTATAATCGGTACGCCGTCCATGAATTTTGGTTTTATCGGTTCACTGATCTTTTTTTTCAGTTTGACACGCTTAAAGCAATGGGCCCCGCTGGTAAAAAAGTTGCTTATCTTTTATCTTGTAATCCTATTTTTTGTGTTATTTGTTGATCAGGCAGTCTGGTTCCAGACCGTCCGGCAGCATCTTCCTTTAAGGGATTTCAGGCTTTCCCGGTTTATTTTGCCTGGACCCTTCATCTTTCTTATTTTATTGATTGCAGGGTTCAAGGATTTTCTGGTTTTTGTCGCAAAAGATTTTAAGAAGGTGTTTCTTTTTGTATTAATGGTTCTATTCGCCTTGGTCTTATATCATTTCACAAAACATCCCTTCCCATCAAATTATATTGAGGTTTTTTCTTGCTTGTTGTTTTCGTTTATCTTCTTGGCAGGGGTTTTGGCGCTCAGTAAGAACAAAACAAAGCCATTGTGGCTGGCCTATTTCATTATAGGATTGATCCTTTTGGAAAGATTAACAACATTTAATTTGATTAGGGTGGCCGATGTTCATCCCCCATCTTTTGTGCATATTTTTAAATCCGAACTTTTCGATAAGTTTAGGCCAGCCCATAAATATGATTATCGCATTGCATTTATCAACTGGCATCCTACCGTCGGAATTTATAATGGCTATCAGGTTGCTGGTGGTTATGCATCGCAATATATGAGAAGTTATGCTATCTTTTGGGCGTCGATTTTACAGGATGAAAAAGATGAATTTTTATCATATGTTTATAAAGCTTATTTGATCGACAAAAATGTCGAGAATGAAGATGTCCCTCCCAAAATAATAGAAAAACCGACTTTCAAAACAGATTTGCTGGCATTAAATAATGTTCGCTATATTTTTTCCTTCAACGATATTGAACGTCCCGAAAAGTGGGGCTTGTCCATTGTTAATCGAGGCACACAATATCATTCCGATCCTTCCCTAGCCGGCTTAGCGCGAAAAAAACAGACTGTCAAGCGCCTTGTATCCAAAATCTTTACTACAATTCCTTATTATGTTTTTGAGGTTAAAAACTACCAGCCTCGAGTTTATTTGGCGGGGGGCTATAGATTGGTCAACGGCGAAATTGGGCTTAAAGATTATCTAAAAGCGGTGCCGATAGGTCGTTTAAGAAAAGAAGTCGTCTATGACAGGCACGATTTGTCTCTTGCGGAACTTAAAGCGTTAAAAACAAAATATGGTTTTATCTCTAAAACTCTGCCGCGGATCACTAAATATTCTGATAATAGGATCGAAATTGAAGCCGTTTCCGACCGATCCTGTCAGCTTGTTCTGGTTGAAAATTATTCTCAAGATTGGACAGCCTCTGTTAACGGTCAGCCGGTTGAGATCATGCCTGCATATGGAGTTTTTCGATCGGTATTGATCAATAAAGGATCCAATAAAATAATCTTTGAATATCGGCCGAGTTATCTTTTGTTTTCTCTTTGGTTTTCAGCAATTGGAGGCGCGTTTATGCTTTTTATTGGACTATTTTGGGCGTTAAAAAAGGAAAAATATTAGGGAGCGTTAAATGATCATCATTAATATATTGGAGGAAGAAGGATGAAGAAAGCTTTATTAACCGGCGTAACTGGGCAAGACGGTAGTTATTTAGCGGAATTGTTGCTTTCTAAAGGGTATGAGGTTCATGGGTTAATAAGACGCGCCAGTACTTTCAATACCCATCGAATAGACCATATTTATGTTGATCCACATATCGTGGGCGCTAAATTCTTTTTGCATTTTGGAGACCTTTCGGATTCGGGGCAATTAATAAATCTTATTTATAATATTCAACCAGATGAGATCTATAATTTGGGCGCTCAAAGCCATGTTAGGGTCAGCTTTGATACTCCCGAATATACAGGAGATATAACAGGGCTTGGGACCACTCGATTGTTGGAAGCTGTAAGGAGAAGTGGGATAAAAACCAGATTTTATCAGGCAAGCAGCAGCGAAATGTTTGGCATCTCTCCACCGCCACAAAGTGAGAAAAGCCAATTTTATCCGCGAAGCCCATATGCCGCGGCTAAAGTTTATAGTTATTGGATGACCGTTAATTTTAGGGAAGGATATAGCCTATTTGCCTGCAATGGAATACTTTTTAATCATGAGAGCCCAAGAAGAGGCGAAACTTTTGTTTCAAGAAAAATTTCACGTGCAGTTGCAAATATATTGGCAAAAAAGCAAGATAAACTTTATCTTGGCAATCTACAGGCAAAAAGGGATTGGGGCTATGCTCCTGAATATGTTGAGTGCCAATGGCGCATGCTTCAGCAAGATAAACCACAGGATTTTGTCGTTGGGACAGGCGAGAGCCATACAGTCCAGGAGTTTGTTGAAGAAGCCTTTTCATATGTAAATCTTGATTGGAGAAAATATGTTGAAAAAGATGAAAAGTATTTTAGACCGACCGAAGTCGATCATTTATTGGCTGATATTTCGCTTGTGAAAAAGGTTTTGGATTGGGAACCGAAAGTGAGGTTTCTGGAACTTGTTAAGATTATGGTCGATGCCGATTTGAAAGCTGTCGGATTGCAGCCTATTGGCCAAGGTGAAAAAATTTTAATGGGAAAAGGGATTCATTGGACAAAAAACCAATTAACGGTGGGGTAAATAGGCATGAATTTTTGGGAAAATAAAAAAGTGGTCGTTACGGGTGGATCGGGTTTTTTGGGATCTTTTGTTGTTGATAGGCTAAAAGAAAAAGGCTGCAACAATGTATTTGTCCCTTCATCAAAAGATTTTGATTTGATCGAGGGTGAATGTGTCAAAAAAATGTATCAAGAAGCTAAACCGGAAATAGTGATCCATTTGGCTGCAAAGGTCGGGGGGATTGGCGCAAATCGTTCAAATCCTGCGGGATTTTTTTATGATAATTTGATGATGGGCGTTCAACTGATAGAACAAGCCCGAAAGTTTGGTGTTAAAAAATTCGTTACAATCGGGACAATTTGTTCATATCCAAAATTTACGCCTGTGCCGTTTAAGGAGGAAATGTTGTGGGAGGGGTATCCCGAAGAAACAAATGCTCCCTATGGGATAGCTAAAAAGGCCCTTCTTGTGCAATCGCAGGCATATCGCGCCCAATATAATTTTAATGCAATATATTTGCTGCAGGTGAATTTATATGGTCCCCGCGATAATTTCGACCTTGAAACTTCGCATGTAATCCCGGCCGTTATAAGGAAATGCTTGGAAGCTATAAAGAATAATGATGCAAAGATCGTGGTTTGGGGATCCGGAAAACCAACACGCGAATTTTTGTTTGTTGAGGATGCTGCAGAAGGGATTGTTTTGGCTTCAGAAAAATATGATGGAGCCGATCCAATAAACCTTGGGGCAGGGTTTGAGATCTCCATGAAGGATCTTGTTGAGTTGATATGTAAATTAACTGGGTTCAATGGCGAGCTTGTTTGGGATAAAACAAAACCTGATGGGCAACCGCGCAGAATGTTGGATGTTAGTCGCGCCCAAAAAGAATTTGGATTTAAGTCAAAAACCAATTTTGAGGAAGGGCTTAAAAAAACCATTGAATGGTACAAGGGGCAAATAGGATGAGAACTTTGATCGTGATTCCAGTACGACTCGGATCATGGCGTTTTCCGGATAAACCATTAATTCTAATAGAGGGCTTGCCCATGATCGAGCATGTTTATCTGCGTTCGCAATTGGTATCAAATGTGGATGATATTGTGGTTGCGACTTGTGATGAGGAAGTTGCTGCCGTAGCCCAAAAAATTGGAGCCGAAGTGGTTATGACCTCGTCGCAACACAAGACGGCTGCTGAGCGTGTGGCAGAGGCCGCAAAGATTAAGGGTTATGTGAAATATGATGACATTATTATTAATGTCCAAGGCGATGAACCTGTGGTCCCGCCGCCCGTAGTAAAGATGACTAGGGATTTATTGATCAGGAACCAGGATGCCGGGTGCGCAAATTTAGTTGAACGAATAACGGATCCTGCGGATCTGACAAATACTAATAGGGTTAAAGCGGTATTGTCTGTCAATAATAACCTCATTTTCCTGAGCCGCCAGGAAATCCCATCTACTGTTTTTGATGTTGGGAAAAAGGCGATTTTTTTAAGACTTACTTGCATAACTGCTTATCGAGGAACTTTTTTGCAGTATTATTGTTCACTTCCCAGAACTCCGATAGAGTTGATCGAAGGCAATGATCTAATGAGGGTGATCGAACATGATATTAAAGTCCCATCCGGAATTTCTCCATATGCTACCCATCCTGTAGACGTGCCCGAAGATGTTTGCGGGGTTAAAAAACTGCTGTTAAACGATTTATGGTTTGAAAAAATTATCTCAAATGGCAATAGGGCATCTGAGAAGTGAAGAAAATTCTTATTGTATTGGATAATTTTGACGATGATTGGGGTAGTAAAATATCCGCAAACGGCAACCAATATTATTTGCTAACCTTTGGGTTTTCCCCAAAGCAAGCTTTTTCGAATTGCAAATCGCCATCGCATGACCTCGAAAAAAGAGTAAATGCAATTGATTCAAAAACTATTTCAGCCTGTGCAGAAAAAGAAGCAAGAGATTTTTATCTCGATCTTATTAGGGATTTTCCGAGAAAAGTGTCAGATATCCTTGCTTTTAATGGGAGGAACTTGTGGTGGTATTTAAATGCAAGCGAGAAAAGCATTTGGACGGGTAAGATCATTCATAGGCTTTATGCCTTTCTTCGTTTTTGCCATACCTGCGATGAGAAAAATTATGATGAAATATTTTTCTTTGTTAGGGACGATCTCTTGAGGGAATCCGTGGTGAATTATTCGAAAAGTAAAAAGATTCAATATTCAAGCTTTAAGGCGAAAAAAATATTCTTGAACTTGGAAAAGAATACAATAGCTTTCTTGATAATGTATTTTTTTCGCGCCATAAGAATATGGCTAAGGATGTTTTTAAAATTATTGGCATTGCGGTTCCTTGGCCTTAAAACAGTAAAGGATATTCCGGCAGGATCTTTTGGGATATTCAGCATATATCCGATCTGGTGGAATAGGTCAGTTGCAGGGAAGTCTTCAGAGTGTTTCTTTGGATCGGTCCCAGATGGGCTGTCAAAAAAAGAAAAAGTAATTTATATCTTATGGTTGACCGATAGTTGGTTTATGTTGTTAATGAACGGGAAGCGGCTGAAAAGCTTTTTTATGGATAGGACCGCGCTTGTTTTGGAGAAGTTTATAACTATTTCCGACCTATTTATTTTGTTTGATTATAATATTTTGATGAAATTCATTCGTCTAATAAAATTTTCCGACAAATTGGATTGTGAATTGAAGGGGGTAAATGTGTCCGGTTTTTTTTGTGATGAACTAACTAGGTCATTGATCAATCCAATGTTTTTTCAATGGATCCTGCTGGATAGGTCTATTGGAAGAATTGATCTCGCGAATCTAAAGGCATTGCTTTTTAGGCTTGAATTTCAACCGCTTGAAAAGGCTTTGTTGTACAACGCTCAAGATAATGTAAAATCGTTTGGGTTTCAGCACTCCGCGATAGGTAAAAACTTCCTTAATTATGTTTTTACCAATAACGAGCTAGTGGTCAGCCTGGTAAATAAGTCTGATATAAATAGTATGCCGCTTCCTGATTATATTTTTACCTGTGGGCGGCGGGGTGTTGAAAATCTTTTATTTGCGGGATATCCGAAAGACCGCCTTGCTGTTGCAGGAGGGGTTCGGTTTCACAAATTATTTGATTATTCACGAAAAAAACCTGCCCAACATGAATTGAGGGAGAAGTATCACCTACCATCCGATAGGAAAATTATTTTTGTTGCAGCTTCTCAATTATTAAACGAAACTATTTGTATGCTTGAAGATTTGATTGAGACAATAACTTCCAGAAATGAGCCTTATCATGTTATTATCAAAAGCAATCCGAATAAGGATAAAAATAAGCAGTATTTAGCAGGTATTATTAAGCCTCTCGAGAAAGCGAATGGAAGGGTATCTCATGAGATATTCAGAGAAGATATGCAGCTTTATGACTTTATCACTTTAGCAGATTATGTGTTGCTGACCGGTGGTTCGGTGGCTTTTGAATCTATGGTCTTAGGCGTTGTTCCTCTTGTATATGATTGCGAACCGCAATTCAGCCATAACCCAATGATCGAATATCCGCAGGCTGTATTAATTGTAAACAATAGCGAATCAATTGGGAATGCATTTGAAATAATTAATGATCCAAGGGTATTGGATGGGATAAAAACATATTGGGAAAAACCACTTTCTGACATGTTTTCGGATGTTTTGCATGATCCGACCGATGATTTCTTGGAGCTTCTTGAGGAAAGGGTCGCGGGGAATGTGAGCAAATGACAAGATCAAAATTTAAAATATTATTGGTTTATCCAAATCTTCCGATGATGCTTGTAACCCCTCTATCAATTGCTGCTTTTATTTGGATCTTGAGGCGAGAGGGATTTGAAGTTGATTTGTTTGATACAACTTCTTATGGCGAAGGAGACTTGAGCAGTCCTCAAAATAGAGTAAAATATCTTCAGGCGCGCAACTTGTTTTCTGAAGGCAATTTAAAGCAGTTGAAATCCACCGATATGGTTGATGATTTCCAACGCAAACTTGAATCATTTAGTCCCGATTTGATTCTTTATTCTTTTCCGGAAGATGGATTTCGCCGCGCAATTCATTTGTTGCGCGTTTCTAATCCTTATAATATCCCAACCATTGTCGGCGGGATACTTGCGACTTCTGCTCCAGATTGGCTCATATCTCATCCTGAAGTTGCGATGCTTGGGGTAGAAGAAGGGGAAGAGCTGATAAAGGAAGTGGCTTTAAGGCTCGCAAAAGGCAAGGATATTTTTGATGTTGCTGGTCTCTGGATAAAGAAAAAAGATGGGTCGATCATTCGAAATGCAATCGGCCCATATGTGGATCTAGATGATTATTCAACAGATTTTTCCCTGTTTGACGAAGAAAGATTGATCCGCCCAATGGGGGGGATTATCCATCGCGCCTTACCGATTGAGACATACAGAGGATGCCCTCACGACTGCACATTTTGCAATTCTTCTTTGCACAATAGGATTGCGAGAGAGCGCCATACGACTTTTCTCCGTAGAAGATCAATTGATGGGATTAGAAAAGAGATTAAGCATCTATTGGATGACTATGCCATAAATCTCTTGTACGTTATCGATGATAGCTTCTTGGCGCGTCCGAAACATGAAATTGACGGGTTTATGGAAATGTATAAAGAATTTAAAATTCCTTTCTGGTGCAATACGCGTCCCGAGCACTGCACTCTGGAAACATTGACGAGGATGAAAGATGTTGGGCTTTTTCGTATGTCATTTGGCATCGAATCCGGCAATGAAGATTTTCGCAGGAAAAATCTCAACAGGAATATCACCAACGAGAAGTTATTGCATTGTTTTGACATTATTGACCAGAGCGGGGTCGCTTACAGCATTAACTGCATGATCGGTTTTCCTTTCGAAACTCGTGAGATGGTATTTGACACTATTCGTTTGGCAAAAAAAATCAAGGGATATGATTCACTGACGGTTAGTATTTTTACCCCATATCGAGGGACGATTTTGCGACAAAAAGCTATTGAGGCTGGATGGCTAGATCCCGAAGCCCAGACCATACATACTACTGCGACTTCATTGCTTAATATGCCGCATTTTACCGCAAGGCAAATTGACGGTCTAATGCGGACTTTCCCGCTATATGTTGAGTTTGATGAATTTGACTGGCCTGAAATTGAAAAGGCGGAATTGTCAGAACCTGGAGGCGAAGAAATATTGGTCCGATATTCAGAATTGTATAAGAAACGACGTTGGGAAAAAAATCCTGAAACCAAGAGGAGGGCATAATGCTTCGGAAAATAATGATCTCCGCGCCCTATATGCAACTGGCAATAGATGCGTTTCGATCATTCTTTAATGAAAACAACTTGGAAGTTATAATTCCTAAAGTCCAGGAAAGATTGGAAGAAGGGGAATTGCTAGATTTGATCGGAGAGATCGATGGCGTTATATGCGGCGACGACCGCTTTACCGCAAAAGTTTTAAATCGTGCAAAAAAACTTAAGGTTATTGCCAAGTGGGGAACGGGCACGGATTCGATCGACCGAGAGGAAGCCCTAAAATTGGGAATTGCGGTCTGCAACACCCCGAACGCTTTTACCGAACCAGTGGCTGACACGGTGTTGGGTTACATGTTAAGTTTCGCTCGGCGGATACCATGGAGCACCAATGACATAAAAAACGGTTTATGGCGGAAAAAACAGGGTATTACTTTGGGGGAGTGTGTTTTGGGCGTTGTTGGAGTGGGAAATATTGGAAAAGCAGTCATCCGAAGAGCGAAGGCCTTCGGAATGAAAACGATAGGCAATGACATCTCCCGGATATCAGAGGAATTCCTCAAAGAGACAGGGACAGAGATGAAAACAAAAAAGGACTTGTTGAAACTGTCGGATTTCGTCACTCTGAATTGCGATCTTAATCCGACCAGCCATCATCTAATGGGCGATGATGAATTTCAGTTGATGAAACCTACTGCTTATATTATCAATACTGCGCGCGGTCCGATTATCAATGAAAAAGCTTTGATCAAAGCATTAAAAAAGAAACAAATAGCCGGGGCAGGGCTGGATGTATTTGAAAAGGAACCTCTTCCTAAAAACAGCCCTTTAAGGAAAATGAATAATTGTCTTTTGGCGCCGCATAATGCCAATAGCAGTCCTGCAGCTTGGGCGCATGTTCATCAGAATACTTTAAATAATCTTTTGATGGGATTAATAAGCGGAAGAAGACATGCATAAATATATCAAAATATCTTATGATTTAGCGCCTGATATGCCGATATTTGAGAATAACCCTCAAAATAAATATGAGGAGATAAATTCTTTTAGAAAAGGCGACAATTGGAGTTCGGCTTTGGTTACGATCTTTACTCATAACGGCACGCATATTGATGCACCCTATCATTTTGATCCTCGCGGTAAAAAAATAGGAGATTATCCGATTGAAAGTTTTATTTTCAATAAGCCTAGAATGCTGAATGTAATAAAAAAAGAAGGCGAACTCATTAACGCAAATGATTTATACGGGGAAAAAGATGAAAAATGTGATTTGCTTTTAATTCGAACGGGGTTTGGCGGAAAAAGGAAAGAAGCTGCTTATGTGCATAATGGTCCTTGGCTGCATCCTGAAGGAGCGAAATTTATCATCAAATGTTATCCAAAATTAAAAGCAATTGGAATAGACGCTATTTCCATTGCATCGCCCAGACATCTTAAAGAAGGGGTGGAAGCTCACAAAATTCTTTTAAAAAAGGTCATGATTATAGAGGATTTGAACTTGAGTATGGCACCCCCCAATATAAAAAAGATATTTGCCATTCCTTTATTTGCGAAAAATGTGGATAGCATGCCTTGTACGGCACTTGTGGAGGTTGAAGGATGAAAAATGCTTTCGCCACGATAATAATAAGGACATTCAATGAAGCGAAGCATTTAGCGCGGCTGCTTGATGGGATTTTAGAGCAAGACAACAAGAATTATGAGATTATCATTGTTGATTCAGGCTCCACCGATAATACTCTTGAGATCGCAAAGAGATATCCAGTAAGAATATTGAATATTCAGCCTGAAATCTTTTCATTTGGTCGTTCGTTGAATGTTGGCTGCAAGAATGCAGAGGGAGAATATCTGATTTTTGTCAGTGCGCACACTTATCCTTTCGATCGAAAATGGTTAGACAATCTTTTGTTGCCCTTCACCGACCCCAAAATTGCAATGGTTTATGGGCGGCAAATTGGCAATCATTTGACCAAACTTGCCGAAGAAAGGGATTTTAAGGCAAGTTTTGGCGATAAATCAAGGATCCTAGTTGAGGAGCCTATTGGAAACAATGCAAATGCGGCAATTAGAAAATCACTTTGGATAAAGGTTCCGTTTGATGAGAAATTAACTGGATTGGAAGATATTGATTGGGCCCACAAGGTGCAGAAACAAGGCTATTATGTTTATTATCGTTCTGATGCGGTAATTTTTCATATTCACGAAGAATCTTTCCGCCAGATATATAATCGTTTTAAGAGAGAAGCGCTTGCCTATAAAAACATTTTTCCCGATTATCATTTTAATGCTAAACGGTCTTTTCTTTCATATCTTTCAATGGTATTGAAAGACGTTTTTTTTGGGATAATCAATAAGAAATCTCTGAATAAAATATTTTCTGTTTTTGCTTATCGATTGGTGGAATATAAAGGGTTGTATGATGGTTTTCAGTATGCCGGACGACTTACTGCGAAATTAACTGATGAACTCTACTTCCTTTTAAAAAATCGAAGTATTGTTTTTGTGGGTCCTAAGCAGCATAGGATTGAAGAAAAAATGATTCCCGATCTTAAAGATGATGAGATTTTAATCGGTGTGAAATATGTAGGAGTATGTTCAACGGATTTAGATGTTTTGAGCGGTGAATTGTCTTATTACAGGTCAGGATGGGCCAAATATCCTATTGTGCCCGGCCATGAATTTTCCGGTGAAGTGATTAGATTGGGAAGAAATGCTAATAGCCTTAATGTTGGGGATAAGGTTGTGGGGGAATGTATTTTGGGCTGTGGGATTTGTGATCAATGTAAAAAATGGCAGCCTATTAATTGTAGTGATCGAAAAGAAGTTGGCGTTTTGAATTTTAATGGGGCATATTCCAAGTATTTGAAAATGCCGGCCAGGTTTGCGCATAAGCTGCCAAAAGGCACGGATTTACTAAGCGCCTGCTTGGTAGAACCTTTAGCGGTTTCCCTAAGGGGTATTAATAAATTAACCAAAGGGGATGAAAAGGGGAATCGGCAGGTTGCAGTGGTGGGATTTGGAACGATTGGGAATCTTTGCGCCCAATTAATGAGTTTATTAGGCCATGCTGTAACTGTCTTTGATAGCAATAAGTCAAGAATTGAAAATATTGCTGATATTAATCTTTTAGGAATAACTGAGATATCTGGTTTGGCGAGGTTTGATTATATAATTGAGGCGACAGGAAATACAAAGGTGCTTAAGCAAATATTATCTGAAAGCCGTACTAGCGCTAAAATCCTGATTTTAGGATTGCCATATTCGCCAATGGAATTTAATTTTGGGTCAATTGTATGTTTTGA includes:
- a CDS encoding class I SAM-dependent methyltransferase, translated to MDEKIVMPDWIKEHRERFAAKTSLRYYYEEVFVPLLRNELLPGPTLELGSGPGFLSHIVEDITTSDLNLYPGIKVACDAHKLPFDDASFSSVFFVDVLHHLRAPLVCFREISRVLRPGGRLVMIEPFTSPLARIFYRYFHHENCLGIKDSWNNAFPEGKEPMNGNAEIPWLCLVKNNAPIKGRFPSSGLRLRKISPFAGLSYLLTGGFQRWQFPVSFVRGLYRVEEKIRPIWANMAATRCLAVLEKES
- a CDS encoding methyltransferase domain-containing protein; translated protein: MFVIIEKLMRRYNKYLPWQIKYLLGKASIGGLDITIDRHFEYAFVVNRLKDKTGGILVDVGGAGSVLSPIMAALGYKVIGYDLHSWDLQYPGYEHRIGNACKMDLPDGSVSVCVSVSCIEHMNTDRYTSSDQGVDKLFLKEVLRVLKPGGRLIITVPFGLTRITPLHRVYDDGAIKKLTASFKEISREYYVPREREGLYHYRIGTIEEAMLPRSISQYSVVALELEKY
- a CDS encoding YfhO family protein, with the translated sequence MARVRKIAEYLWHTVNFRRFIFFVVASFIAHLDKFLLGSYALYKTHDQFDSFWPYQVALAKRILSFQMPGWFPDYVGGLPFFYMDINWLFFPMLIGGLFRDPWATVVITMMQFVLAGFGAYLFLKHFLDLDDTAGILGGLLWALGTFNLTYWRIFDLAVIPMLFYCTDKIVSAPERKTKLLLLVGLLISTLNIQFARGALFLAFFQLFFIFFSNREWRKTKKTLLFFALVWLFVTIINLPVIISLLTSAAIGSRSLVKWVPESTPSLAFYWRNLVNFIIGTPSMNFGFIGSLIFFFSLTRLKQWAPLVKKLLIFYLVILFFVLFVDQAVWFQTVRQHLPLRDFRLSRFILPGPFIFLILLIAGFKDFLVFVAKDFKKVFLFVLMVLFALVLYHFTKHPFPSNYIEVFSCLLFSFIFLAGVLALSKNKTKPLWLAYFIIGLILLERLTTFNLIRVADVHPPSFVHIFKSELFDKFRPAHKYDYRIAFINWHPTVGIYNGYQVAGGYASQYMRSYAIFWASILQDEKDEFLSYVYKAYLIDKNVENEDVPPKIIEKPTFKTDLLALNNVRYIFSFNDIERPEKWGLSIVNRGTQYHSDPSLAGLARKKQTVKRLVSKIFTTIPYYVFEVKNYQPRVYLAGGYRLVNGEIGLKDYLKAVPIGRLRKEVVYDRHDLSLAELKALKTKYGFISKTLPRITKYSDNRIEIEAVSDRSCQLVLVENYSQDWTASVNGQPVEIMPAYGVFRSVLINKGSNKIIFEYRPSYLLFSLWFSAIGGAFMLFIGLFWALKKEKY
- the gmd gene encoding GDP-mannose 4,6-dehydratase — protein: MKKALLTGVTGQDGSYLAELLLSKGYEVHGLIRRASTFNTHRIDHIYVDPHIVGAKFFLHFGDLSDSGQLINLIYNIQPDEIYNLGAQSHVRVSFDTPEYTGDITGLGTTRLLEAVRRSGIKTRFYQASSSEMFGISPPPQSEKSQFYPRSPYAAAKVYSYWMTVNFREGYSLFACNGILFNHESPRRGETFVSRKISRAVANILAKKQDKLYLGNLQAKRDWGYAPEYVECQWRMLQQDKPQDFVVGTGESHTVQEFVEEAFSYVNLDWRKYVEKDEKYFRPTEVDHLLADISLVKKVLDWEPKVRFLELVKIMVDADLKAVGLQPIGQGEKILMGKGIHWTKNQLTVG
- a CDS encoding GDP-L-fucose synthase, which codes for MNFWENKKVVVTGGSGFLGSFVVDRLKEKGCNNVFVPSSKDFDLIEGECVKKMYQEAKPEIVIHLAAKVGGIGANRSNPAGFFYDNLMMGVQLIEQARKFGVKKFVTIGTICSYPKFTPVPFKEEMLWEGYPEETNAPYGIAKKALLVQSQAYRAQYNFNAIYLLQVNLYGPRDNFDLETSHVIPAVIRKCLEAIKNNDAKIVVWGSGKPTREFLFVEDAAEGIVLASEKYDGADPINLGAGFEISMKDLVELICKLTGFNGELVWDKTKPDGQPRRMLDVSRAQKEFGFKSKTNFEEGLKKTIEWYKGQIG
- the kdsB gene encoding 3-deoxy-manno-octulosonate cytidylyltransferase, with translation MRTLIVIPVRLGSWRFPDKPLILIEGLPMIEHVYLRSQLVSNVDDIVVATCDEEVAAVAQKIGAEVVMTSSQHKTAAERVAEAAKIKGYVKYDDIIINVQGDEPVVPPPVVKMTRDLLIRNQDAGCANLVERITDPADLTNTNRVKAVLSVNNNLIFLSRQEIPSTVFDVGKKAIFLRLTCITAYRGTFLQYYCSLPRTPIELIEGNDLMRVIEHDIKVPSGISPYATHPVDVPEDVCGVKKLLLNDLWFEKIISNGNRASEK